From the genome of Solanum dulcamara chromosome 12, daSolDulc1.2, whole genome shotgun sequence:
atggaaaaacagATTCCATTTACTGGAATTTTGAGTAACAAGGCTGAAGAAAATCCAGGTCCTCTGATGATAGTAATTTGTACACTAAGGGTGTCTTCGGTGGGAAGGAAAATTTTTctatggaaaatgttttttcaGGACAACAAGTGTATTTAGTACTTATTTTCTTGCTTGGTATGTaagcaaaaaatattatgataaaagcATTTGTATAGAATCTAGATAAATATTCTCGGAGTGTGGGGTGGGTGGGGTGAAAATGAGGTGTGTTGTAGAGTAAGAGGACATAATCTCCCAGACCAGAACTTCTTGTTTCCAAGGGAGAATCAATGTGGAATGCCACTTGTGGAACTTGTTTTCCCCTATGTTGCTTgtactcttcaaaaatgtcaattGTGCTAGTCGGATCCTCAAAAGTAGAGCATTTTTGGGGGATTTGACACAGGTATAACAACCTTTTTGGAGAGTCTGAACAACATAGGTTTTCCCTACTTCCACTAGGaaagtcattttcctcattgTTAAGTAACTTGCTTAACCAGAGAAGATGTTCTCCAAAAAATTTGACCAACCGAACATAAAACAATTGCCAAACACATCCCAAGTATTTTATATATTCTTCATTTAAGGGCTTTTCTTTACTGTCTCTTCTGTGAATGCAGATTTTTTTAACTGGAATAGAGTAAAAGTTCGTTACTGCGATGGTGCCTCCTTTACAGGGGACAGTGAAAATAAGGTTTGTAAGACCATGcaccattttcatcttttactttttcattGATTATGTAAAGTGCTGTTAGCCTGCAGAAGTAAATGGAGGGAGAAAAAAATGAGAGCTGAAACTTGTCACACTACAGCATGGTGGCTCCAAATCGCTGTACCTTTTTGaccattttgttttctttacaTTCTTTGTTGTCTGGTCGTTTTTTTTCTTGCACTTTTGGCATTTGAATGGTAGTGGAGGGAAATGACGTTTATGAATAGATATTCTTCTTGCTGGAGGTTGGGAAAAGGACAGTGATCTTTTGGCTCTCTTCCTTTTTTGTTAGCTCAATGACATTATGGTGAGAATTGAAACAAAGTGTGTTTAAACTTTTTGGCATTTATGTGTTGCTCTTCCCAAGTTTCATGCTTCTGGTGAGGCCGAGGATGTGCTTAGAAGTTTTTAACTTTTCAAGGTGCTAGTGTTTTTGCTTATCAGATGAATCATTTAGCTAGTATTAAAAATAGATGTCTTCAAAATCTATACTTTTGGTGTAAGGAAGTATGGCAGAAAACTTAGATCAGTACATAGACTTTATAGAAGTTTTAAGATTATAACAGTTGCAGCTGTGCTGTAGTTTATGTGCTTTTAGTACCTCCTTGGTActtttttaaatgaaatttacattaccttatccaaaaaaaaaaacttttcaaGGTGCTACTAATTTTTGCATCTGCTTGTGTTTGCATATTCTCATTGAAAAGTTCCGAATAAGATGTAAATTTCAGAACCATGTTCTCATGGGGACACGTCTGAGCATAGTGCTTCTTGAAGGAGAAATATCAGTAAATGCTTTATGTTCAAAGTCAATAAACCTACTTGTAGCTCCCTCTTATCCTCCAGCTGTTTCTATGCTCAGAGAATTTGCTCACAGTCTAATTAAGAGATAAGCAGGCGCTGGAACAGGGCACTCTGCTATACCCTTTTACCtgaaatttgagaaattttacCTATTACCATGATACCAACAATTTATCTATCTCTATAATTTTAACCATCTGATGTCCACGCATAAACCTATTACTAATTTTATGTTTTGGGGAAGAATAAGAAGCATTTCAGAAACAGtttctctacctccacgaggtagggtTAAGATCTGCATACACTCTTACCTTGCCAGACaccactttgtgggatttcattgggtatgttgttgttgttaggaAGTATAAGAAGCATTTGAAGTTATTGTATGATCCTACTGTATAAAATGTAGTGTATGTTTCATCAAAACAATAGCTTGCTTTTTTATTCTACCTTTGTTTcgtttgaaaaattatattacattTCTCTTCAGGATGCACAACTGCAGTTTAGAGGTCAACGTATATGGGGAGCAGCAATGGCCGAGTTAATGTCAAAAGGAATGCGAAATGCCCAGCAGGTCAAAATTACTTTTTGCCTTGTCATTTTTCTTGTTCTTGTCATTCATAATCTGATATCGTTAATAGTGCTTCAGGCTCTTCTCTCTGGATGTTCTGCTGGTGGTCTAGCTTCAATATTGCATTGTGATGAGTTCCGCACTTTGTTCCCAAGTAGTACCAAAGTGAAGTGCCTAAGTGATGCCGGATTATTTATGGATGCGTACTTTCCTAATCTTGAAAGTTGAAACAcctaatataattttcttttcttaaattctAGAATAAAGGTTTAGTAAAAAGTCCTTTTTGGATGCACAGAACTGATGTATCTGGTGGGCACGCACTCGGAGACTTTTTCCAAGGTGTAGTAAGCTTACAGGTTCGGACTACTCAAACTCTATATTGGTCAATTTTATCAAGCGACTGACATTTGCATGTTTGATTATCTTAACACTGTTAACGACTAAAGTGTTTTATCCAAGGATTAATTGTTGTCAAGTTTCTATTACAGTAATGGAGATGCTGCAGTCTTCTTACCAAGTCACCAACCTTGGAGAATTTATGAAAGTCCAAAACATGAAATGCAGTTTCCCTTCTTAAAATGTCTTGACCActtcaatcaatcaaatatcttccttttcaaaataaaaaaaaaatctatcaaatacctatctcaaaaaaaaaaaaaatcaaccaaaTAATCTAAACACGGAACTAGCTAATGTCGACTATATGAAATTGTTATATTCATTTGGTTATATTTGGGTTTTCCAATTCTGAGTTATTTTCTTGAGCCAAATTAAAGATCTCTCAGTATTAGAGGTTCGCTGAATATTTCACTTATGTATATATTGATCCTGACTAAAAGGACTAATTCAGCCGGACATAATGCAAATGTAACAACTAATTCTTACTACATTATTTGGTATCGCCTATGTTGATCATATACTTAAGTTGTGTTCTTTTCTTTGTGGATCATATACATAAGTTGTGTTCTTTCCTTGGCTAAATCCGTAATGATTTCAAGAGGTTATTGTGTTATTGGTTCTTTAGGCAATTTCCTTTATTAGATTGAATCACTAAATAAAAAGGAATAACCGTTAAAGAAAGTAAGGTTTAGATTGTATACTATCTTCGGGCTTTGCTTAGGATCAATATGTGTAATATTTAACAGGGTCTTCAGAAGATGCTACCAAGTACTTGTACCAACCAACTTGATCCAACCTCTGTAAgttcttttgatatatttgccCTTTCAATATCTGATATCATGCCACGTTACTAATACAATTCCTATATTTGTGCCTTCCAGTGTTTCTTTCCTCAGAATTTGATCGGCAATATCAAGACCCCACTATTTCTACTAAATGCTGCCTATGATTCCTGGCAGGTGAATTCTTTAACCCTATCAGATTTTAGTTCTCCTATTTGGAGATGGAATGAGATCAACTATTCAGTGTTTGCATACATTGCAATCTTCGAGGAatgttgaaatatttttctttcgcAACTTCCTATAGGTTCAATCCAGTTTAGCTCCTCCAGTAGCTGATCCTCATGGCTTGTGGCATGATTGCAAACGCAATAATGAAAAATGTTCTG
Proteins encoded in this window:
- the LOC129876437 gene encoding pectin acetylesterase 12-like isoform X2; this translates as MVCLDGTLPGYHIHPGSGSGANSWVIQLEGGGWCNTVRNCVYRKTTRRGSSKFMEKQIPFTGILSNKAEENPDFFNWNRVKVRYCDGASFTGDSENKDAQLQFRGQRIWGAAMAELMSKGMRNAQQALLSGCSAGGLASILHCDEFRTLFPSSTKVKCLSDAGLFMDATDVSGGHALGDFFQGVVSLQGLQKMLPSTCTNQLDPTSCFFPQNLIGNIKTPLFLLNAAYDSWQVQSSLAPPVADPHGLWHDCKRNNEKCSASQIQFLQGFRNDMLNAIKGFAASTQNGLFINSCFAHCQSERQDTWFADDSPLINDKPVALAVGDWYFDRAGVKAIDCAYPCDKTCHNLVFK